The nucleotide sequence agtggagtccctcaaggatcggtattgggacctgtacttttcaacttgttcattaatgacctagaattaggagtgagcagtgaagtggccaagtttgctgatgacactaaattgttcagggttgttaaaacaaaaagggattgcgaagagctccaaaaagacctctccaaactgagtgaatgggcggaaaaatggcaaatgcaattcaatataaacaagtgtaaaattatgcatattggagcaaaaaatcttaatttcacatatacgctcatggggtctgaactggcggtgaccgaccaggagagagacctcggggttgtagtggacagcacaatgaaaatgtcgtcccagtgtgcggcagctgtgaaaaaggcaaattccatgctagcaataattaggaaaggtattgaaaataaaacagccgatatcataatgccgttgtataaatctatggtgcggccgcatttggaatactgtgtacagttctggtcgcctcatctcaaaaaggatattatagagttggaaaaggttcagaagagggcaaccagaatgatcaaggggatggagcgactcccttatgaggaaaggttgcagcatttggggctttttagtttagagaaaaggcgggtcagaggagacatgatagaagtgtataaaattatgcatggcattgagaaagtggatagagaaaagttcttctccctctctcataatactagaacttgtggacattcaaagaagctgaatgttggaagattcaggacagacaaaaggaagtacttctttactcggcgcatagttaaactatggaatttgctcccacaagatgcagtaatggccaccagcttggacagctttaaaagaagattagacaaattcatggaggacagggctatcaatggctactagccgtgatggctgtgctgtgccaccctagtcagaggcaaaatggttctgaaaaccagttgccggaagcctcaggaggggagagtgttcttgcactcaggtcctgcttgcgggcttcccccaggcacctggttggccactgtgagaacaggatgctggactacatgggccactggcctgatccagcaggctcttcttatgttcttatgaatgctttaatttggatttttgcattgtgcagggggttggagtcgatggccttataggccccttccaactctactattctatgattctaagcattTCAAATAAATAACTGGGGGAGTAAAATCCATCAAAATCAGTAGGACTCTCATCGGACAGAGCTGTATTTTCAGAGATCACAGCCATGGAGCCCTATGCTATGCATGTCTATTTAGAAGGCCTActacttactcctgagtaataTTAGTctcatgcagcacaatcctaaacctACCTCTGAAGTAGgccccactgacttcaatagGATTCACTCTGTAAGAGTGTGCTACGATTGAAGCCTAAACATCACATAtatttggtttttatattttataaactgcttaaaagACTATTTGGGCATtaaggagtatttatttattaattaataaaaaCATCTCGTGtacctggaggtggggagttggTTCTGGCCTGCAAGAGAAAATCTAAGCCACGATCAATGCACTAGTTTTCAAAGTGTTCCCTTGTTATTGCTAGCTTTAGGGATGTCGCCTCCTTTAGGGTGCTTTTTGAGAATTAGGGTCTTGATGAAAGTGCATCAGCAAcgccagcaggaaaaaaaaccgGGGGGAAGGGAACGGAACAGCAGGGGGGAAATTCAGGGAGGGCCTAGAAGGGGCAAAGAATATTTCTAGGCGGGTGAAATACGCTAGGGTGCGCGGGTTCCTTTTTCCGGGGCGCTTGCCGCCCCCCCCCCGCGGTACCGACCCTGAACGTCGTGTTGGCTGGCGAGATCAATCGCAAGGTCGGATCGCAAGCAGTGGcaaggtggccagatgcaaacgAGGCCATTGCTCCTACACCTTTAAAAGCTCCCTAGAAGAGGGGATTTCACGCGCTGCAGctcctgaaattccctcttctaaacAGCTGTTAAAAGTGCAAGAGGGGCgcttactttgctgcctctcGCTGCGCCCAATTTCTTCACAGGTTTACTGAAAGAAAACCAAAGCgctcttcttctcttcctccatcCACTTccggagaaggacaactgaaactgaaagcaAATCCATTGAGCAAGTGGCTCGTCAAGGGACGCTCATAAGCAGCCACTGCTCCTCCGGCGCCCGTCGCCACTAGTAGCCCTGGGATCATGGCCTCCAGCTTGGTTGAGGACTTGGTGTGCCCGATCTGCCTTGCCATTTTCCAGgcaccccagatgttggactgcggCCACAATTTCTGCCTGTCCTGCGTGAAAAGCTGTGTCCCCGAAGACCGGAGCGAGGGAAATTGCCCGGAATGCCGCGCCCCTTTCGGACTGCAAGACCTCACGTCCAACAGAGCCCTGGGCAGTGTAGCCAGGAAAGTCTGTCGATTAAGGCTTGAGTTCTGCGAGGACCACGAGGAGCCGCTCAAGCTCTTTTGTCGCCAGGATTGCGTCCCCATCTGCGTGATCTGTCGGGACCTGCCCGAGCATCGAGGGCACGAGTTCCTGCCCACCAAAAATGCTGTCGAATACGCGCAGGTTAGCGCCAAGGTTTTTCTGTTCCCAAGCATGTGAGCTGCAATCAGACAAGCGGCACAATCCCCTGCTTATTACTCGGAAGTAAATCttgcttgagttcagtggggcttatttccagggaAGAGTACGTAAGAATTGCAATTCTGTGCCTCGCACAAAAAGTAAGGGCCCTAACGTGAATTTGGGGCATCTTTAGACCAAACGAAACTTAATAGAACAGCATGCAAACTTTAGAGTTCTCCAGAAATCGTCAACAGGCTATATTAAACCATCTAAAGGAgttaacagagagccagtgtggtgtagtgggtagagTGTTGGGCTGTGAcgtgggagatcagggttcaaatccccacacagccatgaagctcactgggtgaccttgggctagtgagtcactgcctctcagaggaaggcgatggtaacccccctctgaataccgtttaccagtcggaactgacttgaagacagtccatttccattttttttcaaagaGCGGGGTGGGGAAGTGTTGGCTGATGGTGAAGCTGTGGAGCCTGCGTTTGGTCACAGGCTTATATAGAAATGGGGGAGGAGGTGGTAGATACTTTATTCATTTCTGttgattttattagatttcttacttgcccttccccataaggccccagggcaggttataacaataagatgaaacggaaatggactgtcttcaagtcaattcttatggcgaccctgtgaatagggtttccatggtaagcggtattcagagggggtttaccattgccttcctctgaggctgagaggcagtgactggcacaaggtcacccagtcagcttcatggctgtgtagggatttgaaccctggtctcccaggtcgtagtccagcaccttaaccactacaccatgctatAAAAACAAATTCAAATAGTTCTATATAGCAAAACAAtacaagcatttaaaaacaattccacccATCAAAACAGAAATAGTTCCAATAGATACTGATTGGTTTAAAGGTATTCAGATCAGGCTTTGTTTGTGGGTGTTCCATGGGCatccggctggccactgtgaaacaaAATGCTGGACCAGACGGGCCTCTGTCCAGTGCCAGCAGCCAAGCTCCTCCTATGTTATGTGCTGGTTTCAGGTTGCATGTAAAGCTGCTGGAAGTGGCCACTGCCTGGGAGCAGGCTTCCTTCCATTGCAGTCCTGTGTATTGTGagtattttaggttgtttttttgTGTGTCTATGTTGGTGTTATTTATCTAGtcgcaggctatggtctgaaggcacatgaggccagcacccgcagggtcaggtgtggtcagagCCTAGGTGAGAGACCATctgggaatcatatgtaagctgccttgggtttctatgatggaaatttatatcctgcccttcctcctttttaaaaaattgactaataagcataattaataataatatatacttatctgggagtaagccctgctgaactccaagatttacttctgagtaagcatgttttGAGCATCATTGATAGAATCTGTGAATCCTGAGATCTCGCTCAGCCTATCGTTTGAAACCATTTGTTTACTCCATTTATCAGTTGTCAAATAACCAGTTTTCTGAGTGGCATACAGATGAAAATGCCTTAAAAATTATAGTATGATTATGGCCAcccagcaatatatatatatagaaatgtcttgtcccacccttccacccctaCAGGGCTACTtacaacactttaaaatcataTCACAAAAATAAAGGAGAGTATATACTCCTTTATTTTTGTGAtatgattttaaagtgttgtaAGTAGCCCTGtaggggtggaagggtgggacaaGACATTTCTATAAGTCAGCTAAACAGAACCTATCAAAATAGAGGCTAAGCCAAATTCAGTAATGATCAAGTGTATCGTTTTGACTATATTATGAAGCActatgttgttgttacgtgccttcaagtcgattacgacttatgatgaccctatgaatcagttacctccaagagcatctgtcatgaaccaccctgttcagatcttgtaatgaAGCACTATATAACCAAGATTATTTGCCAAGAAATAAAATTATGTAGTTTGTATTTATTATGATTGCTAAACAATTTATGTGCTTTTTGTAGTCTGCATAACTTTTTCTCTTATGGCGACTGCTGTTTTTAAGAATGTACAGCCTGATCTGAAGGTTAGAACCTTGAAAGTAAGCCCTTATGAATTCACTTCTGAATTTATTGCCATGAAAGCGTAGAGGATTGCAACTTGTTCTGCTACAGAACCCTTTCTTATGGATTGCTTGCCCTCTAGGTTTTGTGTTTTCACAAGGTTTGCCTGGTGTTGCCCATTTGTTGTGAGTTTCGCTGCTTTTGTACTGTTTACAGTGGGTTGGCTTACAAGAATTGGTTTATTATTATGGGTTTGGGAGTTAAGatagataatttctatgagtccccttccagcttctgatttggaatcctgtcccTTGGagtgagaaacccactctgctggtcagatgagtttctttggttaatctaatagagtggccaggtgggttaatgggtctgtcaggtgcccatcaactggtgaatgggccagacagatccttttgtcattgaaactcttcaggagagccttctgcccctcctggggcctaggagaggcttgtgtagttagttgtgtctgagaaaggataggaactggaggcaggcagggagactggctctctgcaccatggctttggggtgccccctgtaaccctgatggaaaagctggatattggactgctgatgccgtgaacccctccatcctaagctcaggttggaatgtgtgtaaataaacaaaccatatttcataaagacaccacagtttctgctgaccttcttcccaaggaaaccaaaccctgggtgagcgcagggacccctagaaatatcaccgctcggagattggggtggcgtgcaccATCAtcatctcctgcccttcctcccagtaggagcccagggcggcaacaaaAGCAccagaaacattaaaacatcataaaaacaaacaaactttgaaacacgttaaaacaaaacatcttcaaaaccgttactttaaaaaaagctttcaaaacatctaagattaaaaacattttaaaaagaaggtttaagaacatattaaaaagcaattccaacaattcCAAGCAATTATAATTCTCATGGCGTGGAAAAGAATGTTATCTTACACGGGACTTGGCTTCGCTAGACCACACAAAAGGACCTGCTCCTAAAGGGGAGTTTGCAGCCTTGTTGTTTCTCTCCTGTCCTGTTTACTAACACACTACACTGTTTGTGGCCTATTCTGATGCTATAACCTTTGTGAGTAACCATTGCAAATCTTCATTAGAATTCCTGATAACAGGAATTGGTTAGCCCACATTAAAGTAGAAAAATGGAATTTAATGCAAGGATTCTGATGACGTTTTAAGTAAGTTAATATCATTTATTGTGCATTTGTAATAGGTAACTTTAAATGTTACTTATAAGCTACCTTGGAATGAATTGTAtcccgaaaggcagggtataaccTAATTGTAATAAAGCTTATTAAAGTTCATATAACTttttacttctgttttgataCTTTATTTTATACTTGACATCAGCGTGTTTCTCTTCTACACAGGGAAAATTGAAAGCATGCCTTAAATCTCTGCAGAAAAACTTAAAGGACATCACTGATGATGAAGCTTTTCAGCAGAATGAGATTGCTGAGCTGGAGGTAAATATACACagagggccccgcttttcggcattctgccaatacggcagctttcaattagagtaaggccccgcttatacagcgcttgttctgcttttacagcgtttttcgggcgtcgggcaccattttattgactgagttctgcttttcggcgggcaTCTGGAatataacccaccatatgagtggggccctcctgTACACCACACAGCCATATGCATATTACTTGCGGCAAGGCAATTATTTTGGGTTTTGGAGGGGGCAAGTTTACCAGGTCAATTCAAAGACTCCTAGATACGTTCAAGGCTTGTGAGCTGCTTCAAGAGCACTTTTGCTCAGGGCTTTAATCTCAGCTTAACTGGTGAGTGGTGATTAAATCCTGATTCTTTGGCTTCATGATCTTGTTCCCTACTGAGCACAGGATCATGCAGCCAGTGCAGGTCTAaaccctgcccatcagctgtggtCAGCGCTAGTGATATCAgtgggtgggcatggtttgggcaAAATGGCCTCACCGGCCAAATTGGACCTCCGGTGAGGACATGATTTGCTcaaaggctggaggttccccacccctgctatatgaTATTGGTCCTAATAGGTGTTGTAACCACTATCATCCCCATATCTGCAAGAGAAGTGAGCGTATCTGTGGTTGTGTGAACCTAAAACTGAATTGCAATAATAAAGAAGATTCTATTTCAAAAGTATGTAGCAATTGCAaaacatgtatatttaatttagaAGGCTGATATATATTCAGAGATGTTGATGGTATGTGctgttttaaaattgattttgtaAATCTGATGGTATTTTTTGACCTTTAACAATAAAAATTGCTCCTTGCGTGCTTGTTTTTTTCTTGCTTGTAGAGTTGTGCTGAAGGCATCTTGAATCACATTTCCATAGAATTTGAGGCTCTCCGCCAAATCTTGCAGAAGAAGGAACAACGTTATAAGAAGAAAGTTCAGAAGATGATTGATGAGAACCTGGAGGAAATGCAGAATGCCTTAGAGTTACTGAAAGAGGAAGCGTCTGTACGTACTGAGCTCATTGCCAAGATTAAAGCAGCATTGGAAACTACAGACCACATTGCCTTCCTGAAGGTAAGAGCTAGTCTTATCAATGGTTTACCTACAAGACTGAATGAAATAGAGCCAGAGAAGAGCATGGGATCCAATCGGTCCTATAACTGTGCAATGCAATAGGGGTTCTTCAGGCACTCTTTCACATGGGGAACAGGTGGTGGAGGGAAGCACAGTTTAAAGGTTCTTGATCAAATAATAATAGTTGGTTCTAATTCAATATGGCTAGACTAGATCTGATTTAATATGACTGCCAATTAGCTTTCCACATAGATCTGAATCCACTTCTTGAGTTATTGTCAAGCCCTGTGTGGCACCTGTCTTCATATGTGCATAATGCCCACTTTAAATCTGTCTGGGAGTCATCCGGAAGAAGCCCTCTAACCCATCCTTGGGTATTCAGATGTTGCGTTGATGCccagtttccatc is from Rhineura floridana isolate rRhiFlo1 chromosome 3, rRhiFlo1.hap2, whole genome shotgun sequence and encodes:
- the LOC133380951 gene encoding nuclear factor 7, ovary-like — translated: MASSLVEDLVCPICLAIFQAPQMLDCGHNFCLSCVKSCVPEDRSEGNCPECRAPFGLQDLTSNRALGSVARKVCRLRLEFCEDHEEPLKLFCRQDCVPICVICRDLPEHRGHEFLPTKNAVEYAQGKLKACLKSLQKNLKDITDDEAFQQNEIAELESCAEGILNHISIEFEALRQILQKKEQRYKKKVQKMIDENLEEMQNALELLKEEASVRTELIAKIKAALETTDHIAFLKGFKDLMDQAVKVEGDKGNASEEEGEKSDEEEAENEEEEEEEEEEEEEEEEEEEEEEEEEEEEEEEEEEEEEEEEEEEEGGDGFISDRVVPMEPGLEEFKASLDFDTWKKTLARIKPRKRNPSNPVLPQ